A genomic segment from Aspergillus chevalieri M1 DNA, chromosome 7, nearly complete sequence encodes:
- the DMC1 gene encoding recombinase DMC1 (COG:L;~EggNog:ENOG410PGDF;~InterPro:IPR016467,IPR027417,IPR003593,IPR011940, IPR010995,IPR033925,IPR020588,IPR020587,IPR013632;~PFAM:PF08423,PF06745,PF14520,PF00154;~go_component: GO:0005634 - nucleus [Evidence IEA];~go_function: GO:0000150 - recombinase activity [Evidence IEA];~go_function: GO:0000166 - nucleotide binding [Evidence IEA];~go_function: GO:0003677 - DNA binding [Evidence IEA];~go_function: GO:0005524 - ATP binding [Evidence IEA];~go_function: GO:0008094 - DNA-dependent ATPase activity [Evidence IEA];~go_process: GO:0006259 - DNA metabolic process [Evidence IEA];~go_process: GO:0006281 - DNA repair [Evidence IEA];~go_process: GO:0007131 - reciprocal meiotic recombination [Evidence IEA]), which produces MSGSDAGDEFNDDLEDFIVDIDGIQAHGISAADITKLKANGFYTVASVHGATRKTLLKIRGFSEIKVEKVKEAIQKCLPSASGFITAMELNHQRKRVTKISTGSKQFDAILGGGFQSMSISEVFGEFRCGKTQLSHTMSVVAQLPKEMGGADGKVAYIDTEGTFRPERIVQIAERFGVDPDSAQENIAYARALNSEHQLELLYTLSKEFAAGEYRLLIIDSIMNCFRVDYCGRGELADRQQKLNQFLMKLSHMAEEFNICVLMTNQVQSDPGASALFAGADGRKPVGGHVLAHASATRVLLRKGRGDERVAKIQDSPDCPEREATYVITNGGINDPDKI; this is translated from the exons ATGTCCGGATCTGACGCAGGCGACGAGTTCAACGATGATCTAGAG GATTTCATCGTTGATATCGACGGTATCCAGGCTCATG GAATCAGTGCAGCGGATATCACGAAACTCAAGGCAAATGGATTCTATACTGTTGCT TCCGTCCATGGCGCTACGCGGAAGACCCTGTTGAAGATTCGAGGGTTCAGCGAGATCAAGGTTGAGAAGGTTAAAGAGGCTATTCAGAAGTGTCTG CCCTCTGCTTCTGGGTTCATCACGGCCATGGAGCTGAATCATCAGCGCAAGAGGGTTACCAAGATCTCGACTGGAAGCAAGCAGTTTGATGCTATCCTTGGAGG GGGCTTCCAGAGCATGAGCATCAGCGAGGTCTTTGGTGAGTTCCGTTGCGGTAAAACACAGCTATCACACACGATGTCCGTTGTCGCACAACTTCCTAAGGAGATGGGAGGCGCAGATGGCAAGGTTGCCTACATTGATACCGAGGGTACCTTTCGTCCAGAGCGTATTGTCCAGATTGCAGAGCGTTTCGGTGTTGATCCAGACTCTGCTCAGGAGAATATCGCTTACGCCAGAGCGCTCAATAGCGAGCATCAGCTGGAGCTGTTGTACACTCTCAGCAAGGAGTTCGCGGCGGGCGAGTACAGGCTGTTGATTATTGATAGTATTATGAATTGCTTCCGTGTGGACTACTGTGGACGTGGAGAGCTTGCGGATCGCCAGCAGAAACTTAACCAGTTCTTGATGAAGCTTTCGCATATGGCTGAAG AATTCAACATCTGCGTTCTGATG ACAAACCAAGTCCAAAGCGATCCTGGCGCCAGTGCCCTCTTTGCAGGAGCTGATGGCCGTAAGCCCGTTGGAGGACATGTCTTGGCGCATGCGTCTGCGACTCGTGTTCTGCTTCGGAAGGGACGTGGAGATGAACGTGTGGCCAAGATTCAGGATTCACCGG ATTGCCCTGAGCGCGAGGCGACCTATGTGATCACGAACGGCGGAATTAATGATCCTGATAAGATTTAA
- the RRP7 gene encoding putative ribosomal small subunit assembly protein (BUSCO:EOG092655SO;~COG:A;~EggNog:ENOG410PMUH;~InterPro:IPR024326,IPR040447,IPR040446,IPR012677;~PFAM:PF12923,PF17799), which yields MKKESPEIAGYTVLPVQLPPTPAFPKPATHYLYLRRHEPRIPDPDSPRSLFIVNAPIDTTETHLRHLFAAQLSAGRVEKVHFENVPTKKKHSPPTLSASKNNKKRKRITADDLQSQLDAIDLPSTWDRQLQKSGAHAVVIFADKPSMENSLKAAAKAAKKGTQIVWAEGIEDRVSPLGLARYQNHEQLRYPDRATLLHTVNDFMVVFGEVAEARKREEARKAQMPDDDGFVTVTSGPKLNNVAQQEEMRELVERQRKKEEGLGDFYRFQSREKRKERQNELLRRFDDDRRKLSEMKERKGKIRPE from the exons atgaagaaagaGTCACCAGAGATAGCCGGTTATACCGTGCTCCCCGTTCAACTCCCCCCAACACCCGCATTCCCCAAACCAGCCACCCATTACCTCTACCTACGCCGTCACGAACCTCGCATCCCAGATCCGGACTCCCCTCGCTCCCTCTTCATCGTCAACGCTCCCATCGACACAACCGAAACCCACCTCCGCCACCTCTTCGCTGCACAACTCTCGGCCGGCCGCGTCGAAAAAGTGCACTTTGAAAACGTCCCCACGAAAAAGAAGCATTCCCCCCCAACCCTCTCCGCCTCcaaaaacaacaaaaagcgcaagcGCATCACAGCCGACGATCTCCAATCCCAACTCGACGCCATCGACCTCCCCTCAACATGGGATCGCCAGCTCCAGAAATCCGGCGCCCACGCCGTCGTCATCTTCGCCGATAAACCCAGCATGGAAAACAGCCTGAAAGCCGCCGCAAAAGCCGCCAAAAAGGGCACTCAGATCGTCTGGGCCGAGGGCATTGAGGACCGCGTCTCCCCGCTCGGTCTCGCGCGGTACCAGAACCACGAGCAGCTCCGGTATCCGGACCGCGCGACGCTCTTGCACACCGTGAACGACTTTATGGTTGTGTTTGGTGAGGTTGCGGAGGCGAGGAAGCGTGAGGAGGCGCGGAAGGCGCAGATGCCGGATGACGATGGGTTTGTTACTGTTACTAGTGGCCCGAAGTTGAATAATGTGGCGCAGCAGGAGGAGATGAGGGAGTTAGTTGAGaggcagaggaagaaggaggagggatTGGGCGATTTCTATCGCTTCCAGAGtcgggagaagaggaaggagagacaAAACGAGTTGTTGAGGaggtttgatgatgataggaGGAAGTTGAGTGAGATGAAGGAGCGGAAGGGGAAGATTCGG CCGGAATAA
- a CDS encoding RNA-binding protein (COG:A;~EggNog:ENOG410PJ0H;~InterPro:IPR000504,IPR012677,IPR035979;~PFAM:PF00076;~go_function: GO:0003676 - nucleic acid binding [Evidence IEA]), with the protein MSFQNFDSFQNQADAAAAAAPAAPADTAMAGQDAAFQGPAGDAAAAAVPQQGADGKTTLWMGELEPWIDENFIRNLWFQMGEQVNVKMIRDKFSGRSNAGYCFVDFTSPAAAAKALSLNGTPMPNTNRVFKLNWATGGGLADRSRDDRGPEYSIFVGDLGPEVNEYVLVSLFQSRFPSCKSAKIMTDPISGMSRGYGFVRFSDENDQQRALSEMQGVYCGNRPMRISTATPKNKGPGMMPGGMGMPGPAGMYPPMGAPPMGFYGAPQPMNQFTDPNNTTVFVGGLSGYVTEDELRSFFQGFGEITYVKIPPGKGCGFVQFVQRHAAEMAINQMQGYPIGNSRVRLSWGRSQNNSGPAGSPYRPAPPPPPMYPSMGMPPAHQYGGFAPMK; encoded by the exons ATGTCTTTCCAGAACTTCGATTCCTTCCAGAACCAGGCCGAtgctgctgccgccgccgccccCGCCGCTCCTGCGGACACTGCTATGGCTGGTCAGGACGCTGCTTTCCAGGGTCCTGCCGGTGATGCCGCTGCGGCTGCCGTTCCCCAGCAGGGTGCCGATGGCAAGACCACTCTCTG GATGGGTGAGCTCGAGCCTTGGATCGATGAGAACTTCATCCGCAACCTGTGGTTCCAGATGGGTGAGCAGGTCAACGTCAAGATGATCCGCGACAAGTTCTCTGG TAGGAGCAACGCCGGCTACTGCTTCGTCGACTTCACCTCCCCCGCTGCCGCCGCCAAGGCCCTGTCTCTGAACGGCACCCCCATGCCCAACACCAACCGTGTGTTCAAGCTCAACTGGGCTACTGGTGGTGGCCTCGCTGACCGCAG CCGTGATGACCGTGGTCCTGAGTActccatcttcgttggtgACCTTGGTCCCGAGGTCAATGAATACGTCCTTGTCTCTCTCTTCCAGAGCCGCTTCCCATCTTGCAAGTCCGCCAAGATCATGACCGACCCCATCAGCGGCATGTCCCGCGGATACGGTTTCGTTCGCTTCTCCGACGAGAACGACCAGCAGCGCGCTCTGAGCGAGATGCAGGGTGTCTACTGCGGTAACCGCCCCATGCGTATCTCGACCGCCACGCCCAAGAACAAGGGTCCCGGTATGATGCCCGGTGGTATGGGCATGCCCGGCCCTGCTGGCATGTACCCTCCCATGGGCGCTCCCCCCATGGGCTTCTACGGTGCTCCTCAGCCCATGAACCAGTTCACCGaccccaacaacaccaccGTCTTCGTTGGTGGCCTTTCCGGCTACGTCACCGAGGACGAGCTCCGTTCGTTCTTCCAGGGCTTTGGTGAAATCACCTACGTCAAGATCCCTCCTGGCAAGGGCTGTGGTTTCGTCCAGTTCGTCCAGCGCCACGCTGCCGAGATGGCCATCAACCAGATGCAGGGTTACCCCATTGGCAACTCGCGGGTACGTCTCAGCTGGGGCCGCTCTCAGAACAACTCCGGCCCCGCCGGAAGCCCCTACCGTCCCGCCCCCCCACCGCCGCCGATGTACCCGTCCATGGGCATGCCGCCAGCTCACCAATACGGTGGTTTCGCGCCTATGAAG TAA
- a CDS encoding UDP-N-acetylglucosamine diphosphorylase (BUSCO:EOG09262MJW;~COG:G;~EggNog:ENOG410Q10S;~InterPro:IPR029044,IPR039741,IPR002618;~PFAM:PF01704;~go_function: GO:0070569 - uridylyltransferase activity [Evidence IEA]), producing the protein MAAAIKETVSNLVGKLQPHAEPALPEPSAEDFQKLQQKYTEAGQDQVFAFVDELQPSEKTQLYHQLTNFDPTRVNELAEKALSPAAAPEGPPTLEPLPDVALASILDSDPKDIQQWYDAGLKAVSENKVAVVLMAGGQGTRLGSSDPKGCFDIGLPSHKSLFQIQGERIAKLQLLAQKVSGKEAVIPWYVMTSGPTRKPTEEFFQKHNYFGLSKDNVIIFEQGVLPCISNEGKILLESKSKAAVAPDGNGGIYQALVTSGVRENMRNRGIQHIHTYCVDNCLVKVADPVFIGFAAAKDVDIATKVVRKRNATESVGLILQKNGKPDVVEYSEIDKETAEAKDPKQPDVLKFRAANIVNHYYSFRFLESIETWSHKLPHHVARKKIPCIKPETGEAFKPEKPNGIKLEQFVFDVFPLTPLDKFASIEVRREDEFSPLKNAKGTGEDDPDTSKRDIMELGKRWIEKAGGVVVTEGQAVGVEVSPLISYGGEGLDFLKGREIKAPALVEKEE; encoded by the exons ATGGCTGCCGCTATCAAAGAGACGGTCTCCAACCTCGTGGGCAAGCTCCAACCCCACGCCGAGCCTGCTCTTCCTGAACCCTCGGCCGAGGACTTCCAGAAGCTCCAGCAGAAATATACCGAAGCCGGACAAGACCAGGTGTTCGCTTTCGTCGATGAACTCCAGCCTAGCGAGAAGACCCAGCTCTACCACCAACTCACCAACTTCGATCCTACCCGTGTCAACGAACTGGCTGAGAAGGCCCTGAGCCCTGCCGCCGCCCCGGAGGGCCCTCCTACCCTCGAACCTCTGCCCGATGTGGCTCTCGCCTCGATTCTCGACTCGGATCCCAAGGATATCCAACAATGGTACGATGCTGGTCTCAAGGCGGTTTCGGAGAACAAGGTTGCGGTGGTTCTAATGGCTGGTGGTCAGGGTACTCGTCTGGGTAGCTCTGACCCCAAGGGTTGCTTTGACATTGGTCTTCCTAGCCACAAGTCGCTTTTCCAGATCCAGGGTGAGCGGATTGCTAAGTTGCAGCTGCTGGCTCAGAAGGTCTCGGGCAAGGAGGCGGTTATTCCTTGGTATGTCATGACCAGTGGACCAACTCGCAAGCCTACAGAGGAATTCTTCCAGAAGCACAACTACTTTGGATTGTCCAAGGACAACGTGATTATCTTCGAGCAGGGTGTTTTGCCTTGTATCTCCAACGAGGGTAAGATCCTGTTGGAGTCCAAGTCGAAG GCTGCCGTTGCACCAGATGGAAATGGCGGTATCTACCAGGCCCTCGTCACCTCAGGAGTGCGGGAGAACATGCGTAACCgtggcatccagcacatCCACACATACTGTGTTGATAACTGTCTGGTCAAGGTTGCGGACCCTGTCTTCATTGGTTTCGCTGCCGCGAAGGACGTCGACATTGCCACCAAGGTGGTGCGGAAGCGCAATGCCACCGAGTCTGTTGGCTTGATTCTGCAGAAGAACGGCAAGCCGGATGTCGTTGAATACTCTGAGATTGACAAGGAGACTGCCGAGGCCAAGGACCCCAAGCAGCCTGATGTGCTGAAGTTCCGGGCTGCCAACATCGTCAACCACTACTACTCCTTCCGTTTCCTGGAGTCGATCGAGACTTGGTCTCACAAGCTACCTCACCACGTTGCCCGCAAGAAGATCCCTTGCATCAAGCCCGAGACTGGCGAGGCCTTCAAGCCTGAGAAGCCCAACGGTATCAAGTTGGAGCAGTTCGTCTTTGACGTCTTCCCCCTGACCCCTCTTGACAAGTTCGCTTCCATTGAGGTCCGCCGTGAGGACGAGTTCTCGCCTCTTAAAAACGCCAAGGGCACCGGTGAGGACGACCCTGACACGAGCAAGCGGGACATCATGGAGCTGGGTAAGCGATGGATCGAGAAGGCCGGCGGTGTCGTTGTCACTGAGGGCCAGGCTGTTGGTGTCGAGGTCTCCCCCTTAATTAGCTAC GGCGGCGAAGGACTCGACTTCCTCAAGGGCCGGGAGATCAAGGCTCCGGCTCTTGTCGAGAAGGAAGAGTAA
- a CDS encoding general transcription factor IIH subunit TFB6 family (COG:S;~EggNog:ENOG410PNKW;~InterPro:IPR031349;~PFAM:PF17110), with product MASDSAGGFMHPSLPSPAPSTMSTSTATPSLLPQQRTHPLKAGSMKETAVISHLDKSILGINRRHAKKFSSSYGGGALNGVGEGEGEGQDERGYESFKEMVRDIESLVDVVWVSGTPTLQIPYIISLAVLVNSSLPSYPFTPQSTFRLLRKLDSVFASLLTGEDADSGAPLAGFETKRNIVSMTEKVRIKSIAEACRMVVMEVRERSDDDETTEEDGDATGESEVDSEEEMVDVLGNVNANVDAIVNAVDEYHETPGRWEMEAARVYERTIQLLGDELGRQGEFGDDIGQREITPPCAPSTAQ from the exons ATGGCCTCCGACTCAGCTGGCGGCTTCATGCAcccctccctcccctcccccgcgCCCTCAACAATGTCAACCTCAACCGCAACACCCTCCCTCCTCCCACAACAACGCACGCACCCGCTCAAGGCGGGGTCGATGAAAGAAACGGCTGTGATAAGTCATTTGGACAAGAGTATTTTGGGGATAAACCGGCGGCACGCGAAGAAGTTTAGCAGTTCGTATGGAGGCGGAGCACTGAACGGAGTGGGTGAGGGTGAGGGTGAGGGCCAGGATGAGCGCGGATACGAGAGTTTCAAAGAAATGGTCAGAGATATCGAGAGCTTAGTCGATGTCGTCTGGGTTAGTGGCACGC CAACCCTCCAAATCCCATACATAATCTCCCTCGCCGTCCTCGTGAACTCCAGTCTCCCCTCCTACCCCTTCACCCCGCAATCGACCTTCCGCCTCCTCCGCAAACTAGACTCCGTCTTTGCGTCGCTGTTAACGGGTGAAGACGCGGACTCGGGGGCTCCGCTGGCGGGATTCGAGACGAAGAGGAATATCGTCTCGATGACGGAGAAGGTACGGATTAAGAGTATTGCGGAGGCGTGTCGGATGGTTGTTATGGAGGTTAGGGAACGGAGTGACGATGATGAGACAACTGAAGAGGATGGGGATGCTACGGGGGAGAGTGAGGTGGATAGTGAGGAGGAGATGGTCGATGTGCTTGGGAATGTGAATGCGAATGTGGATGCGATTGTCAATGCGGTTGATGAGTATCACGAGACACCTGGACGGTGGGAGATGGAGGCGGCGAGGGTGTATGAACGGACGATTCAGTTGTTGGGGGATGAGCTGGGGAGACAGGGAGAGTTTGGGGATGATATTGGGCAGCGAGAGATTACGCCTCCGTGTGCACCTAGTACAGCTCAATAA
- the gisB gene encoding putative zinc knuckle nucleic acid binding protein (COG:O;~EggNog:ENOG410PFIP;~InterPro:IPR036875,IPR001878;~PFAM:PF00098;~go_function: GO:0003676 - nucleic acid binding [Evidence IEA];~go_function: GO:0008270 - zinc ion binding [Evidence IEA]), translated as MLLSRRACYKCGNIGHYAEVCSSTERLCYNCKQAGHESSSCPHPRTTETKQCYNCQGVGHVQADCPTLRLNGGTSGRCYNCNQLGHLARNCGTPTPGAGRGVGGPRGGFTGGFRGGFGGYPRAATCYKCGGPNHFARDCQAQAMKCYACGKLGHISRDCTAPNGGPLSSAGKVCYKCSQAGHISRECPSNESTQAAESNPAPAAAAVAAEASTEAAPVTAAPTAAVA; from the exons ATGTTGCTTTCTCGTCGTGCGTGCTACAAGTGTGGCAACATTGGCCACTACGCTG AGGTCTGCTCTTCGACCGAGCGTCTCTGCTACAACT GCAAGCAGGCTG GCCACGAGTCCAGCAGCTGCCCGCACCCTCGTACGACCGAGA CTAAACAATGCTACAACTGCCAGGGAGTTGGTCACGTCCAGGCTGACTGTCCCACATTGCGCCTGAACGGTGGCACTAGCGGCCGTTGCTACAACTGCAACCAGCTTGGTCACCTTGCC CGCAACTGCGGTACCCCTACTCCTGGTGCTGGTCGCGGTGTCGGTGGTCCTCGTGGAGGATTCACCGGTGGTTTCCGCGGTGGATTTGGCGGCTACCCTCGTGCTGCCACCTGCTACAAGTGCGGTGGCCCCAACCACTTCGCTCGTGACTGCCAGGCCCAGGCTATGAAGTGCTATGCCTGCGGAAAGCTT GGTCACATCTCCCGTGACTGCACCGCTCCCAACGGTGGTCCGTTGAGCTCTGCCGGCAAGGTCTGCTACAAGTGCTCTCAGGCCGGTCACATTTCTCGGGAGTGTCCAAGCAACGAGTCCACTCAGGCTGCTGAGTCCAACCCCGCCCCTGCCGCCGCTGCTGTTGCCGCTGAAGCCAGCACGGAGGCTGCTCCCGTCACAGCAGCTCCCACCGCTGCTGTCGCATAA